From a region of the Deinococcus metallilatus genome:
- a CDS encoding MarR family winged helix-turn-helix transcriptional regulator: MTETVLDFESRLAHGDHQAIKVWLRLLTTTTLIEGEIRARLQERCGISLPRFDLLAQLERAPAGLRMGELSQRLMVTKGNVTGLADQLEREGLVERVNGPDRRSVVLRLTERGREAFAAMASVHEDWVIELLSALTPAEQEQLHALLGRLKGHLQTGGTA; this comes from the coding sequence ATGACCGAGACAGTTCTGGATTTTGAATCGCGCCTCGCGCACGGGGACCATCAGGCGATCAAGGTGTGGTTGAGGCTGCTGACCACCACCACCCTGATCGAGGGCGAGATTCGCGCGCGGTTGCAGGAGCGCTGCGGCATCAGCCTGCCGCGCTTCGACCTGCTGGCGCAACTGGAACGCGCCCCGGCAGGGCTGCGGATGGGCGAACTCAGCCAGCGCCTGATGGTCACCAAGGGGAACGTGACCGGCCTGGCCGACCAACTGGAGCGCGAGGGGCTGGTGGAGCGCGTCAACGGCCCGGACCGCCGCAGTGTGGTGCTGCGCCTCACCGAGAGGGGCCGGGAAGCCTTCGCCGCGATGGCGAGCGTCCACGAGGACTGGGTAATCGAACTGCTGAGCGCCCTCACCCCGGCAGAGCAGGAACAGCTCCACGCGCTGCTGGGGCGGTTAAAAGGCCACCTGCAAACCGGAGGAACCGCATGA
- a CDS encoding enoyl-CoA hydratase family protein translates to MTRPLEPLALPGHGRSFADYQPQHFQWSLSDGVGTVTLNRPERKNPLTFESYAELRDLFRDLTYAEDVRVVVLRGEGGNFCSGGDVFEIIGPLVGADMPSLLRFTRMTGDLVKAMRGCPQPIVSAVDGICVGAGAILAMASDLRLGTPGTRTAFLFTRVGLAGCDMGACAILPRLIGQGRASELLFTGRTMSAEEGLAWGFFNALHAPEEVHAQALNLAAELASGPTFAHAMTKKMLHQEWAMGVDEAIEAEAQAQAICMLTRDYTRAYEAFAHKLKPQFEGD, encoded by the coding sequence ATGACCCGCCCCCTCGAACCGCTGGCCCTGCCCGGTCACGGGCGTTCCTTTGCCGACTACCAGCCGCAGCACTTCCAGTGGAGCCTCTCGGACGGGGTGGGCACGGTCACGCTGAACCGCCCGGAGCGCAAGAACCCCCTCACCTTCGAGAGTTACGCGGAACTGCGCGACCTCTTCCGCGACCTGACGTATGCGGAGGACGTGCGGGTGGTCGTCCTGCGTGGCGAGGGCGGGAACTTCTGTTCCGGCGGGGACGTGTTCGAGATCATCGGGCCGCTGGTGGGCGCGGACATGCCCAGCCTGCTGCGCTTCACGCGCATGACGGGCGATCTGGTGAAGGCGATGCGCGGCTGCCCGCAGCCTATCGTGAGCGCGGTGGACGGCATCTGCGTGGGGGCGGGGGCGATCCTGGCGATGGCGTCCGACCTGCGGCTGGGCACGCCGGGGACGCGGACGGCCTTCCTCTTTACCCGCGTGGGGCTGGCGGGGTGCGACATGGGAGCCTGCGCGATCCTGCCGCGCCTCATCGGGCAGGGCCGCGCGTCCGAGCTGCTGTTCACGGGCCGCACCATGAGCGCCGAGGAGGGTCTGGCCTGGGGCTTTTTCAACGCGCTGCACGCACCGGAGGAGGTCCACGCGCAGGCGCTGAACCTCGCCGCCGAACTCGCTTCCGGCCCCACCTTCGCGCACGCGATGACCAAAAAGATGCTGCATCAGGAATGGGCGATGGGCGTGGACGAGGCCATCGAGGCGGAAGCGCAGGCGCAGGCCATCTGCATGCTGACCCGCGATTACACCCGCGCGTATGAAGCGTTCGCCCACAAGCTCAAGCCGCAGTTCGAGGGGGACTGA
- a CDS encoding acyl-CoA dehydrogenase family protein encodes MKRSPTSSSRSSRGTEVDYLDWPFFEPSHRDLARQVRRWAGRELMHADHHDPDAACRTLVRALGDGGWLRYAVGGTAHGGINEQIDTRAICLLRETLAEFDGLADFAFAMQGLGSGAITLDGTPEQKAAYLPAVAAGEKIAAFALTEPEAGSDVAALTLRAERDGEGFVLNGQKTWISNGGIADFYVVFARTGEAPGARGISAFVVDAGTPGMDDSERLEVTAPHPLATLTFRDCRLPAGALLGASGQGFKLAMRTLDIFRTSVAAAALGFARRALREGVTRTLNRPMFGSTLADQPLAQATLADMATRVDRSALLTYRAAWQRDQGERVTREAAMAKLTATEDAQQVIDMAVQLHGAAGVQSGGIIERLYREIRPLRIYEGATEVQRLIIGREVLKAAQEAQTQEAPA; translated from the coding sequence ATGAAGCGTTCGCCCACAAGCTCAAGCCGCAGTTCGAGGGGGACTGAAGTGGACTACCTGGACTGGCCCTTCTTCGAGCCGTCTCACCGGGACCTGGCGCGGCAGGTGCGCCGCTGGGCCGGGCGGGAACTCATGCATGCGGACCACCATGACCCAGACGCGGCCTGCCGCACGCTGGTGCGTGCGCTGGGGGACGGCGGCTGGCTGCGCTACGCAGTGGGTGGGACCGCACACGGGGGTATAAACGAACAGATCGACACCCGCGCGATCTGCCTGCTGCGCGAGACGCTGGCGGAGTTCGACGGCCTGGCCGACTTCGCCTTTGCCATGCAGGGCCTCGGCAGCGGGGCGATCACGCTGGACGGCACGCCGGAGCAGAAAGCGGCGTATCTCCCGGCGGTGGCTGCCGGGGAAAAGATCGCCGCCTTCGCCCTGACCGAGCCGGAGGCCGGATCGGACGTTGCCGCCCTGACCCTGCGGGCCGAGCGGGACGGGGAGGGCTTCGTGCTGAACGGACAGAAAACCTGGATCAGCAATGGCGGGATCGCGGACTTCTACGTGGTGTTCGCCCGCACCGGCGAGGCCCCCGGCGCACGGGGCATCAGCGCCTTTGTCGTGGATGCCGGGACGCCTGGGATGGACGACAGTGAGCGCCTGGAGGTCACGGCCCCGCACCCCCTCGCCACGCTCACGTTCCGGGACTGCCGCCTGCCCGCCGGGGCGCTGCTGGGTGCCTCCGGCCAGGGCTTCAAGCTGGCGATGCGGACGCTGGACATCTTCCGCACATCGGTGGCGGCGGCGGCCCTGGGCTTTGCACGCCGGGCGCTGCGCGAAGGCGTGACCCGCACTCTGAACCGGCCCATGTTCGGCAGCACGCTGGCCGACCAGCCGCTCGCGCAGGCGACCCTGGCGGACATGGCGACGCGGGTGGACCGCAGCGCCCTGCTGACGTACCGCGCAGCCTGGCAACGCGACCAGGGCGAACGGGTCACCCGCGAGGCCGCGATGGCGAAACTCACCGCCACCGAGGACGCCCAGCAGGTCATCGATATGGCCGTGCAACTGCATGGGGCCGCTGGCGTCCAGAGCGGCGGCATCATCGAACGCCTCTACCGCGAGATTCGCCCCCTCCGCATCTACGAAGGCGCGACCGAGGTGCAGCGCCTCATCATCGGGCGCGAGGTGCTGAAGGCGGCCCAGGAGGCGCAGACGCAGGAGGCCCCGGCATGA
- a CDS encoding AMP-binding protein, translated as MNPSAYTDTFARDHLPPREQWPELIFDLPELQYPARLNAAVELLDRQAQQHPERVALLAEGQRWTYGELQARSNQIAHVLREDLGLVPGNRVLLHGPNTPMLAACWFAILKAGGIVVSTMPLLRAPELVKIIGKARVSHALSDASCLDTLLQAQRDAPSLTTLRSFRADGGELLALAETKPADFTPVETASDDVALIAFTSGTTGQPKGCLHFHRNLLAICDTFARHVLRASADDVFIGSPPFAFTFGLGGLLLFPLRIGASAALLENGAPPKLAEGIRTFGATVCFTAPTSYRMLAALPDPGVLRTLRKCVSAGEALPAATRELWRQVTGIELIDGIGSTELLHIFISADEEHARPGCTGQAVPGFQACVLDEEGRPLPPGQPGRLAVKGPTGCLYLDDERQKNYVQDGWNITGDTYLMDEDGYFVYQARSDDMIISSGYNIAAPEVEGALLSHPAVAECAVVGVPDELRGQVVKAYVVLNESYQPGQALTCELQTFVKAVIAPYKYPRRIEYRDALPKTATGKLQRFLLRQEPT; from the coding sequence ATGAATCCGTCCGCCTATACCGACACCTTCGCCCGCGACCACCTCCCGCCCCGCGAGCAATGGCCGGAGCTGATCTTCGACCTCCCCGAATTGCAGTATCCGGCCAGGCTGAACGCGGCGGTAGAGCTGCTGGACCGTCAGGCGCAGCAGCACCCGGAGCGCGTCGCCCTGCTGGCCGAGGGCCAGCGCTGGACGTACGGCGAACTCCAGGCAAGATCCAACCAGATCGCGCACGTGCTGCGGGAAGACCTGGGCCTGGTTCCCGGTAATCGCGTCCTGCTGCACGGCCCCAACACGCCGATGCTGGCCGCCTGCTGGTTCGCCATCCTCAAGGCGGGGGGCATCGTGGTCAGCACCATGCCGCTGCTGCGCGCGCCGGAACTGGTGAAGATCATCGGCAAGGCGCGGGTCAGCCACGCGCTGAGCGATGCCTCGTGCCTGGACACGCTCTTGCAGGCCCAGCGGGATGCTCCCAGCCTGACCACCCTGCGGAGCTTCAGGGCGGACGGTGGGGAGTTACTGGCGCTGGCGGAAACCAAACCGGCCGACTTCACGCCCGTCGAAACCGCCAGTGACGACGTGGCCCTGATCGCCTTCACCTCCGGCACGACCGGGCAACCGAAAGGCTGCCTGCACTTTCACCGGAATTTGCTGGCGATTTGCGACACCTTCGCGCGGCATGTCCTGCGGGCCTCCGCCGACGATGTGTTTATCGGCAGCCCACCCTTCGCCTTCACCTTCGGCCTGGGCGGCCTGCTGCTCTTTCCACTGCGGATCGGCGCGAGTGCCGCGCTGCTGGAAAACGGCGCACCGCCGAAGCTGGCCGAGGGCATCCGGACCTTCGGGGCGACGGTCTGCTTCACCGCCCCGACGAGTTACCGGATGCTGGCGGCCCTGCCCGACCCCGGCGTGCTGCGGACGCTCCGCAAATGCGTCTCGGCCGGGGAGGCCCTGCCCGCCGCGACCCGCGAGCTGTGGCGGCAGGTGACCGGGATCGAATTGATCGACGGGATCGGCTCGACCGAGCTGCTGCACATCTTCATCAGCGCCGACGAGGAACACGCCCGCCCCGGCTGTACCGGCCAGGCGGTGCCTGGCTTCCAGGCCTGCGTGCTGGACGAGGAGGGGCGGCCTCTCCCGCCAGGGCAGCCCGGACGCCTGGCCGTGAAAGGTCCCACCGGCTGCCTATACCTGGACGACGAGCGGCAAAAGAACTACGTGCAGGACGGGTGGAACATCACCGGGGACACCTACCTGATGGACGAGGACGGGTACTTCGTGTACCAGGCCCGCAGCGACGACATGATCATCTCCAGCGGGTACAACATCGCGGCGCCGGAGGTGGAGGGGGCGCTGCTGAGCCATCCGGCAGTGGCCGAGTGCGCGGTGGTGGGGGTTCCGGACGAGCTGCGCGGGCAGGTGGTGAAGGCGTACGTGGTGCTGAACGAGTCTTACCAGCCCGGCCAGGCGCTCACCTGCGAACTGCAAACCTTCGTGAAGGCCGTCATCGCACCGTACAAGTACCCGCGCCGGATCGAGTACCGGGACGCGCTGCCCAAGACCGCGACCGGCAAACTGCAACGCTTCCTGCTCCGGCAGGAGCCCACATGA
- a CDS encoding RidA family protein, whose product MTPQPLQPPGWAQPRGFANGMAARGTLVFTAGMIGWNARQEFETDDFVEQVRQALCNVLAVVQAAGGEARHLVRLTWFITDRDAYLANQQRLGAAYREVLGRHYPAMSVIAVTALMESRALVEIEGTAVIPAPDGQP is encoded by the coding sequence ATGACGCCGCAGCCCCTCCAGCCGCCGGGCTGGGCACAGCCCCGGGGCTTTGCCAACGGCATGGCCGCGCGCGGCACGCTGGTCTTCACCGCCGGGATGATCGGCTGGAACGCCCGGCAGGAGTTCGAAACCGACGACTTCGTGGAGCAGGTGCGGCAGGCGCTGTGCAACGTGCTGGCCGTGGTGCAGGCGGCGGGGGGCGAGGCGCGCCACCTCGTCCGCCTGACCTGGTTCATCACCGACCGGGACGCCTACCTGGCGAACCAGCAGCGGCTGGGGGCCGCCTACCGCGAGGTGCTGGGCCGCCACTATCCGGCCATGAGCGTGATCGCCGTGACCGCCCTGATGGAAAGCCGCGCCCTGGTGGAAATCGAGGGGACGGCGGTGATTCCCGCGCCAGACGGGCAGCCGTGA
- a CDS encoding acylase: MMHTARLRSGRVLGVLAPLLLGSSLASTYQVQIQRTSYGIPHVRAADLGSLGYGLGYAYAQDNLCLLADQVLTVRGERSRYLGTADSTIVGFQQVNNLDSDFFFRALIDLPALRRAYQSGPPEHLHLMQGYAAGYNRYLRDTPPGQRPEACRNADWVRPISEDDVMRLLEEKAIQASAGSLVTAIARTVPPGAGAALPAPDLAAFNAQYRLNDLPMGSNGWAFGAQATENGRGLLLGNPHFPWQTTNRFYELHLTIPGQLDVMGASLGGMPIVNIGFNRDVAWTHTVSTDKRFTLYALHLAPGDPTRYVKDGVTRPLRRRTVIVEVKDGDRIRVQSRTLYSTPDGPLISLPQAGLNWTATTAFALRDANHNNTRMIATWLDIGRASSVQGVRRALDQQGIPWVNTLAADRSGQALYADISSSPNVSAAQQARCTPPALAPLFKAAGLAVLDGSRSACDWAIDPASKVRGLRAPEHMPALIRQDYFANSNDSAWLTNLNARIENLDPIVGDVNVPQRPRTRMGLTEITRRLNGEDGLPGNRFNLGNLQEILLSDRNFTGLLLADDAVKLCQAEPKVTLASGEAVDLQPACDTLARWDRRSDLPSVGAYVWREFWRRASSIPGVYAVPFDPADPVNTPRGLNTADASVRSKLLQAFGDAVALLKANHIAPDRPLGEVQGVIRNGVRIPLHGAPEFEGVLNKIEPPLLNEQGYVGVVGTSSSYIQTVTFDEAGPVAQAILTYSQSADPASPHYADQTVLFSQKTWVTLPFTPAAIQADPALRTLELSE; this comes from the coding sequence ATGATGCACACTGCACGTCTGCGCTCCGGCCGCGTTCTCGGTGTTCTCGCCCCGCTGCTGCTGGGGAGCAGCCTGGCCAGCACCTACCAGGTTCAGATTCAGCGGACCTCTTACGGTATCCCGCACGTCCGGGCGGCCGACCTGGGCAGCCTCGGGTACGGCCTGGGCTACGCCTACGCCCAGGACAACCTGTGTCTGCTGGCCGATCAGGTCCTCACGGTGCGGGGGGAGCGATCCAGATACCTGGGCACGGCGGACAGCACCATCGTCGGCTTCCAGCAGGTGAACAACCTGGACAGCGACTTCTTCTTCAGGGCTCTCATCGACCTCCCGGCCCTGCGGCGGGCCTACCAATCCGGGCCACCCGAACACCTGCACCTGATGCAGGGCTACGCGGCGGGATACAACCGGTATCTGCGGGACACGCCCCCCGGGCAGCGCCCCGAGGCGTGCCGGAACGCCGACTGGGTGAGGCCCATCAGCGAGGACGACGTGATGCGTCTGCTGGAGGAAAAGGCCATTCAGGCCAGCGCCGGTTCGCTCGTCACGGCCATCGCCCGCACGGTGCCGCCGGGTGCGGGGGCGGCCCTGCCCGCACCAGACCTGGCCGCCTTCAATGCCCAGTACCGTCTGAACGACCTGCCGATGGGCAGCAACGGCTGGGCCTTCGGCGCGCAGGCGACCGAGAACGGGCGCGGCCTGCTGCTGGGCAACCCCCACTTCCCCTGGCAGACCACCAACCGCTTCTATGAGCTGCACCTGACCATCCCCGGCCAGCTCGACGTGATGGGCGCCAGTCTGGGCGGCATGCCCATCGTCAACATCGGCTTCAACAGGGATGTGGCGTGGACGCACACCGTCTCCACCGACAAGCGGTTCACGCTGTACGCGCTGCACCTCGCGCCGGGCGACCCCACCCGGTACGTCAAGGACGGCGTGACCCGCCCTCTGCGCCGCCGGACCGTGATCGTGGAAGTGAAGGACGGCGACCGGATCAGGGTGCAGAGCCGCACATTGTACTCGACCCCCGACGGTCCCCTGATCAGCCTGCCCCAGGCGGGCCTGAACTGGACGGCCACCACCGCCTTCGCGCTGCGGGACGCCAACCACAACAACACCCGCATGATCGCGACCTGGCTGGACATCGGGCGGGCGAGCAGCGTGCAGGGCGTCCGCCGGGCCCTGGACCAGCAGGGCATTCCCTGGGTGAACACGCTCGCGGCGGACCGCAGCGGCCAGGCGCTCTACGCGGATATTTCCTCCTCGCCCAACGTCTCGGCGGCCCAGCAGGCCCGCTGCACGCCCCCGGCCCTCGCGCCGCTCTTCAAGGCGGCGGGTCTGGCAGTGCTGGACGGCAGCCGCTCGGCCTGCGACTGGGCCATCGACCCCGCCTCCAAGGTGCGGGGGCTGCGTGCCCCGGAGCACATGCCCGCCCTGATCCGGCAGGACTACTTCGCCAACAGCAACGACAGCGCCTGGCTGACCAATCTGAACGCCCGCATCGAGAACCTGGACCCCATCGTGGGGGACGTGAACGTGCCGCAGCGGCCCCGCACCCGCATGGGCCTGACCGAGATCACGCGCCGCCTGAACGGCGAAGACGGCCTCCCCGGCAACCGGTTCAATCTCGGCAACCTTCAGGAGATTCTCCTCAGCGACCGCAATTTCACGGGCCTCCTCCTCGCGGACGATGCGGTAAAGCTCTGCCAGGCCGAGCCGAAAGTGACGCTGGCCTCCGGTGAAGCGGTGGACCTGCAACCCGCCTGCGACACCCTCGCCCGCTGGGACCGGCGCAGCGACCTGCCCAGTGTGGGGGCTTACGTGTGGCGCGAGTTCTGGCGGCGCGCGAGCAGTATTCCGGGCGTCTACGCCGTGCCGTTCGACCCGGCCGACCCCGTGAACACCCCGCGCGGCCTGAACACCGCCGACGCCAGCGTTCGGAGCAAACTCCTGCAAGCCTTCGGGGACGCCGTGGCCCTGCTGAAGGCCAACCACATCGCCCCGGACCGCCCTCTGGGCGAGGTGCAGGGCGTGATCCGCAACGGCGTCCGCATCCCCCTGCACGGGGCCCCCGAATTCGAGGGCGTGCTGAACAAGATCGAGCCGCCCCTGCTGAACGAGCAGGGCTACGTCGGCGTGGTCGGCACCAGCTCCAGCTACATCCAGACTGTCACCTTCGACGAGGCGGGGCCGGTGGCGCAGGCGATCTTGACCTATTCGCAGTCCGCTGATCCCGCCTCACCGCACTACGCCGACCAGACCGTGCTGTTCTCCCAGAAAACGTGGGTGACGCTGCCCTTCACGCCCGCCGCAATCCAGGCCGACCCGGCCCTCCGGACCCTGGAGCTTTCGGAGTGA
- a CDS encoding TIGR00730 family Rossman fold protein, giving the protein MTLDPPEHHYELDRMAEDSWRMFRILGEFAIGFDRLAHLRVPAVTVFGSARTAITDRYYGLAEELGRELAQAGFAVMTGGGPGIMQAANKGAYEAGGVSVGLNIILPQEQRPNPYQTLSLNFEYFHARKVMLAKYASAFVVFPGGFGTLDEFAEVLTLVQTRKMHPLPIYLVGEEYWRGLVDWFARTLVTEGAIAPDDLKLFKVVDDVTAIPGDVHRYHDPAVNDGFKRPTPEDRARARGEVA; this is encoded by the coding sequence ATGACCCTGGACCCCCCCGAACACCACTACGAACTCGACCGCATGGCGGAGGACTCCTGGCGGATGTTCCGCATCCTCGGGGAATTCGCCATCGGTTTCGACCGCCTCGCCCACCTGCGCGTCCCCGCCGTGACGGTCTTCGGCAGTGCCCGCACGGCGATCACGGACCGCTACTACGGCCTGGCCGAAGAGCTCGGACGCGAACTCGCCCAGGCGGGCTTCGCGGTGATGACCGGGGGCGGACCCGGCATCATGCAGGCCGCCAACAAGGGGGCCTACGAGGCGGGGGGCGTCAGCGTGGGCCTCAACATCATCCTGCCGCAGGAGCAGCGCCCCAATCCGTACCAGACGCTGTCACTCAACTTCGAGTACTTTCACGCGCGCAAGGTGATGCTTGCCAAGTACGCCTCGGCCTTCGTGGTCTTCCCGGGGGGCTTCGGCACCCTCGACGAATTCGCGGAAGTCCTCACGCTGGTCCAGACGCGCAAGATGCACCCGCTGCCGATCTACCTCGTCGGTGAAGAGTACTGGCGGGGGCTGGTGGACTGGTTCGCGCGGACGCTGGTGACCGAGGGCGCGATTGCCCCCGACGACCTGAAGCTGTTCAAGGTGGTGGACGACGTCACGGCGATCCCGGGGGACGTGCACCGCTACCACGATCCGGCCGTGAACGACGGCTTCAAGCGCCCCACCCCGGAAGACCGGGCACGCGCGCGGGGCGAGGTGGCGTGA
- a CDS encoding ArsR/SmtB family transcription factor, with amino-acid sequence MRTASQDEACEVPCVHPEAVTRVRAALPDAPCVEEASALLKVVADPTRLRLLSALNTEELCVCDLAAVVGISESAVSHQLRLLRAHRLVTFRKQGRVVYYRLLDQHVTSLIGSAIDHARE; translated from the coding sequence ATGAGAACCGCTTCTCAAGACGAGGCGTGTGAGGTACCGTGCGTCCACCCTGAGGCGGTCACCCGTGTCCGGGCCGCTCTGCCGGACGCGCCGTGTGTGGAGGAAGCCAGCGCGCTCCTCAAGGTGGTCGCGGACCCCACCCGCCTGCGGCTGCTGAGCGCCCTGAACACCGAGGAACTGTGCGTCTGCGACCTGGCCGCCGTGGTCGGGATCAGCGAGAGCGCCGTCAGCCACCAGCTCCGCCTGCTGCGCGCCCACCGCCTCGTGACCTTTCGCAAGCAGGGCCGCGTCGTCTACTACCGCCTGCTCGACCAGCATGTCACCAGCCTGATCGGCAGCGCCATCGACCACGCGCGGGAGTGA
- a CDS encoding transposase, producing MKQRKFSEEQIIKLLQEAKKGEQSVEELCREAACNTASFYTWKAKSGDATVDEARRLRQLERENERLLKLVGQQRFGVDPLRWTGS from the coding sequence ATGAAACAGCGGAAGTTCAGTGAGGAACAGATCATCAAGCTGCTCCAAGAAGCCAAAAAGGGCGAACAGTCGGTGGAGGAGTTGTGCCGGGAGGCCGCGTGCAACACGGCCTCCTTTTACACCTGGAAGGCCAAATCCGGCGACGCCACGGTGGACGAGGCCCGGCGGCTCCGTCAGCTCGAACGCGAGAACGAGCGGCTGTTGAAGCTGGTGGGCCAGCAGCGGTTTGGAGTTGACCCGCTGCGGTGGACAGGGAGTTAA
- a CDS encoding low temperature requirement protein A — protein MSESSLTARPPLPEEQKHEVTPLELFFDLVFVYGVSQLSHHLLEHLTWRGAAETLVLLLAIFTVWSYTSWETTITSVTRAVSRAKMLAVMLPGLFMNAFIPEAFGASAWAFVLPYLAIQLGRSVWTLLSTHSPLFRKHFTNYLIWILATAPLWVVGASADEQTRLSWWAAATAIDFLGAALAHPLPGRSISTENVGFDGDHMVERARLFLIIALGETVLVTGTAISEAPPTWMTVLTGSAGLLMSVSLWSLAFGRPNAVAVRDLEETRNPIRAAMYAVNSMTGIVAGLILLAVGIEKVIVHSNGHSSLALNLLVFGGPALVLLMQTWYVWVLTRTVSHPRLLGAAALLVACPLTLSAPPFVSLVLALALLGAVALGELEG, from the coding sequence GTGTCCGAATCCAGCCTGACCGCACGGCCGCCGCTTCCTGAAGAGCAGAAACATGAGGTCACGCCGCTTGAACTGTTCTTCGACCTGGTGTTCGTGTACGGCGTCTCGCAACTTTCCCACCACCTGCTCGAACACCTGACCTGGCGTGGCGCTGCCGAAACGCTGGTGCTGCTGCTGGCCATCTTCACCGTCTGGTCGTACACCAGTTGGGAAACCACCATCACCTCCGTCACCCGCGCTGTGTCCCGCGCCAAGATGCTGGCGGTCATGCTGCCGGGCCTCTTCATGAATGCCTTCATTCCCGAAGCGTTTGGGGCATCTGCCTGGGCGTTCGTCCTGCCGTACCTCGCCATTCAGCTCGGGCGCAGTGTCTGGACGCTGCTGTCTACGCACAGTCCCCTGTTCCGGAAGCACTTCACGAATTACCTCATCTGGATCTTGGCGACCGCGCCGCTTTGGGTTGTGGGGGCCAGCGCGGATGAGCAGACGCGCCTGTCCTGGTGGGCTGCCGCCACTGCCATTGACTTCCTGGGCGCCGCGCTGGCCCACCCGCTTCCGGGGCGGTCCATTTCAACCGAGAACGTCGGGTTCGACGGGGATCACATGGTGGAACGCGCCCGGCTGTTCCTGATCATCGCCCTGGGTGAGACGGTGCTGGTGACGGGAACGGCGATCAGTGAGGCACCGCCCACGTGGATGACCGTGCTGACGGGCAGCGCCGGGCTGCTGATGAGTGTCAGCCTGTGGAGTCTGGCCTTTGGCCGCCCGAACGCTGTGGCCGTGCGTGACCTGGAAGAGACGCGGAATCCCATCCGGGCTGCCATGTACGCCGTAAACTCCATGACCGGCATCGTGGCGGGCCTGATCCTGCTGGCGGTCGGCATCGAGAAGGTCATCGTTCATTCCAACGGACACAGTTCCCTGGCCCTCAATCTGCTGGTGTTCGGGGGTCCGGCGCTCGTGCTGCTGATGCAGACCTGGTACGTGTGGGTGCTGACCCGCACCGTCTCCCACCCACGCCTGCTGGGAGCAGCGGCCTTACTCGTGGCCTGTCCCCTCACCTTGAGCGCCCCGCCCTTTGTCTCTCTGGTCCTGGCCCTGGCTCTGCTCGGTGCCGTCGCGCTGGGGGAACTGGAGGGCTGA
- a CDS encoding AraC family transcriptional regulator — MLLEPVFGLVVQGAKQMVQGELACVLDSARYLVTSLDLPARTQVTEASPGQPYLGVALKLDLHLLTEVMLKLPPRPPVQSAPQGLMAGDVTPPLVEAVARLVALLDDPPSLPILAPLVEQELYYRLLVGREGEQLRQLVSVGTRGHRMATAVKYLTTHYRSPFQLEALLELVSLSPATFYRHFRQFTGMSPLQFQKWLRLNAARRLMLTEGVSAATAAFRVGYESSSQFSREYRRAFGTSPAQDVAAVKRQSSRALYVQDPF, encoded by the coding sequence GTGTTGCTGGAACCCGTGTTTGGACTGGTGGTGCAGGGGGCCAAACAGATGGTGCAGGGTGAACTGGCCTGCGTTCTGGATTCAGCGCGTTACCTGGTCACGTCCCTCGACCTGCCCGCCAGAACACAGGTCACCGAGGCCAGCCCTGGGCAGCCCTACCTCGGGGTGGCGCTCAAACTCGACTTGCACCTCCTGACGGAGGTCATGCTCAAGTTGCCGCCACGCCCGCCTGTGCAGTCGGCCCCGCAAGGCTTGATGGCAGGCGACGTGACACCGCCGCTCGTGGAGGCGGTCGCCCGACTGGTGGCCCTGCTGGACGATCCACCCTCCCTTCCAATCCTCGCGCCGCTGGTCGAGCAGGAACTCTACTACCGGCTGCTGGTGGGCCGTGAGGGGGAGCAGCTCCGCCAACTGGTGTCGGTGGGCACACGAGGCCACCGGATGGCGACGGCAGTCAAGTACCTCACCACCCACTACCGCAGTCCGTTTCAGTTGGAGGCCCTGCTGGAACTGGTCAGCCTGAGTCCAGCCACCTTCTACCGTCATTTTCGTCAGTTCACGGGGATGAGTCCTTTGCAATTCCAGAAGTGGTTGCGCCTCAACGCGGCCAGACGATTGATGCTCACGGAGGGCGTGAGCGCGGCCACGGCAGCCTTCCGGGTGGGGTATGAAAGTTCGTCGCAGTTCAGCCGGGAATACCGCCGGGCTTTCGGCACCTCGCCAGCGCAGGACGTGGCCGCTGTGAAAAGGCAATCCTCCCGAGCGCTGTACGTTCAGGACCCGTTCTGA